One stretch of Rana temporaria chromosome 10, aRanTem1.1, whole genome shotgun sequence DNA includes these proteins:
- the LOC120915830 gene encoding uncharacterized protein LOC120915830, with the protein MEGRGGGEERCGVKPRHGRECGGVVEREHGKERRHVAPPMSDSADSDVQQNKRTKRQKSRGPIYTKEENAALVAAVSKEKVTLFCQSVPASEKSAAWERVRDSVNAVSKFHRPTNGVRHRFYDCRATVTKKMQRLRLGQNRGKPIKLREWEAELRDVLLAEDVPGFSSRGQNHRAGDQETSSLEGSAPTPSTSYQQHSGESCIQDPPASASGRTIAPPQDQQYHPERRVQCSPHSPVLLLERLEIQPEITPIIPQTPDFSPGPEEEHRGQGSFIQPPHALMPPTAVPPFPTVQEIILRELIELRCDNRKLQRKVKRLTRLTHQLSRQQTESFEIILARASQQHN; encoded by the exons atggaggggagaggaggcggGGAGGAGAGGTGTGGAGTGAAGCCGAGGCATGGAAGGGAATGTGGAGGTGTAGTGGAGCGGGAGCATGGCAAAGAAAggagacatgtggcccctcctatgTCAGATAGTGCGGACTCAGATGTGCAGCAGAACAAGCGAACCAAGAGACAGAAATCAAGGGGACCCATATATACCAAAGAGGAGAATGCTGCATTGGTTGCTGCAGTATCAAAAGAAAAAGTGACACTCTTCTGCCAATCCGTGCCAGCATCTGAGAAGTCAGCAGCCTGGGAACGAGTCCGGGACTCCGTGAATGCGGTCTCCAAGTTTCACAGGCCCACCAATGGCGTCAGACACAg GTTCTATGATTGTCGGGCAACGGTTACAAAGAAGATGCAGAGGCTTCGACTAGGACAAAACAGAGGAAAGCCTATCAAGTTGCGAGAGTGGGAGGCGGAGCTAAGAGATGTCCTTCTGGCAGAGGATGTCCCTGGATTCAGCAGCAGGGGTCaaaatcacagagctggtg ATCAAGAAACATCATCCTTGGAAGGATCAGCTCCAACTCCAAGTACATCCTATCAACAACATTCTGGTG AAAGCTGCATTCAAGACCCTCCAGCATCGGCTTCTGGCAGGACCATTGCTCCTCCTCAGG ATCAGCAATACCACCCTGAGAGGAGAGTACAGTGCAGCCCGCACTCTCCTGTTCTTCTTTTGGAGAGGCTGGAGATTCAGCCAGAGATTACCCCTATCATTCCCCAGACTCCTGATTTCTCCCCCGGCccagaggaggagcacagaggacaagGTTCATTCATTCAGCCACCCCATGCCCTGATGCCACCTACTGCTGTACCGCCTTTCCCAACTGTGCAGGAGATCATTCTGAGGGAGCTTATAGAATTAAGGTGTGACAACCGAAAACTACAACGAAAGGTCAAAAGGCTTACCCGGCTTACCCATCAGTTGAGCAGGCAGCAAACTGAGAGTTTTGAAATAATTTTGGCCCGGGCAAGCCAACAACACAATTAG